One genomic window of Alphaproteobacteria bacterium includes the following:
- a CDS encoding 30S ribosomal protein S1, which translates to MARSAAKRVYREQIDTGNSPKKSGGEDFATMLDASFGEGAGEGRVIKGRVLAIDGDNVMVDVGLKSEGHIPLKEFAIGGQAPELKAGDEVDVYLERMEDREGNAVLSREKAKREESWGVLEKAFEKQQHVTGIIFGRVKGGFTVDLNGAVAFLPGSQVDIRPVRDITPLMGTPQPFQILKMDRQRGNIVVSRRAVLEESRAEARSELVASLKEGQVLQGVVKNITDYGAFVDLGGVDGLLHVTDISWKRVNHPSEALQIGQQVTVQVIRFNAETQRISLGMKQLESDPWEGIAAKFPVGAKLKGRVTNITDYGAFVELESGVEGLVHVSEMSWTKKNTHPSKIVSSSQEVEVMVLDVDSTKRRISLGLKQCQDNPWASFAETYKAGTMLEGEIRNITEFGLFVSMPGDIDGMVHMSDISWSKGGEEAIKDYAKGQKVEVKVLDVDAEKERVALGIKQLTEDPFEHVAVNFKKGDVVTCTVSAVQDSGIEVNLGDKGDGFTGFIKRGDLARDRSEQRSDRFAVGEKVDAKITNIDKGVRKVTLSIKARETDEEKQALAEYGSQDSGASLGDILGAAIKGAAAKKAAKKGDKTEEQAE; encoded by the coding sequence ATGGCACGTAGTGCAGCCAAGCGCGTTTACCGCGAACAAATCGATACCGGGAATTCCCCCAAGAAATCAGGCGGCGAAGATTTCGCCACAATGCTCGATGCCTCGTTCGGCGAAGGCGCCGGCGAAGGCCGCGTCATCAAGGGCCGCGTGCTCGCGATTGACGGCGATAACGTCATGGTCGATGTCGGCCTCAAATCCGAAGGCCATATCCCGCTCAAGGAATTTGCCATCGGCGGCCAGGCGCCCGAACTGAAGGCAGGCGACGAGGTTGATGTTTATCTCGAACGCATGGAAGACCGCGAAGGCAACGCCGTGCTTAGCCGCGAAAAGGCAAAGCGCGAGGAAAGCTGGGGCGTGCTCGAGAAGGCTTTCGAAAAGCAGCAGCATGTCACCGGCATCATCTTTGGCCGCGTCAAGGGCGGCTTCACGGTCGATCTTAACGGCGCCGTGGCCTTCTTGCCGGGCAGCCAGGTTGATATCCGCCCCGTGCGCGATATCACCCCGCTGATGGGCACGCCGCAGCCGTTCCAGATCCTGAAGATGGACCGCCAGCGCGGCAACATCGTGGTTTCCCGTCGCGCCGTGCTTGAAGAAAGCCGGGCCGAGGCGCGCAGCGAACTGGTTGCCAGCCTCAAGGAAGGCCAGGTGCTGCAAGGCGTGGTCAAGAACATCACCGATTACGGCGCTTTCGTCGATCTCGGTGGCGTCGATGGCCTGTTGCACGTGACCGACATTTCCTGGAAGCGCGTCAACCACCCGTCGGAAGCCTTGCAGATCGGCCAGCAGGTCACCGTGCAGGTGATCCGCTTCAACGCCGAAACACAGCGCATCAGCCTCGGCATGAAGCAGCTTGAAAGCGATCCGTGGGAAGGCATTGCCGCCAAGTTCCCCGTGGGCGCCAAGCTCAAGGGCCGCGTCACCAACATCACCGATTACGGCGCCTTTGTGGAGCTTGAATCGGGCGTTGAAGGTCTCGTGCACGTTTCCGAAATGTCCTGGACCAAGAAGAACACGCATCCGAGCAAGATCGTGTCTTCGAGCCAGGAGGTTGAGGTCATGGTGCTCGATGTCGATAGCACCAAGCGCCGCATCAGCCTCGGCCTCAAGCAGTGCCAGGATAATCCCTGGGCCAGCTTCGCCGAAACCTACAAGGCCGGCACCATGCTGGAAGGCGAGATCCGCAACATCACCGAGTTCGGCCTGTTCGTGTCCATGCCCGGCGATATCGACGGCATGGTACACATGTCCGATATTTCCTGGAGCAAGGGCGGCGAAGAGGCGATCAAGGATTACGCCAAGGGCCAGAAGGTTGAGGTCAAGGTGCTTGACGTGGACGCGGAAAAGGAACGCGTCGCGCTCGGCATCAAGCAGCTCACCGAAGATCCGTTCGAACATGTCGCCGTCAACTTCAAGAAGGGCGACGTCGTTACCTGCACCGTTTCCGCCGTGCAGGACAGCGGGATCGAGGTCAATCTCGGCGACAAGGGCGATGGCTTCACCGGCTTTATCAAGCGCGGCGACCTGGCCCGCGACCGTTCGGAGCAGCGCTCCGACAGGTTCGCGGTCGGCGAAAAGGTCGATGCCAAGATCACCAACATCGACAAGGGCGTCCGCAAGGTCACGCTGTCGATCAAGGCCCGTGAAACCGACGAAGAGAAGCAGGCGCTGGCCGAATACGGCTCACAGGACAGCGGCGCTTCGCTCGGCGATATCCTTGGCGCGGCCATCAAGGGCGCGGCGGCCAAGAAAGCCGCTAAAAAAGGCGACAAGACCGAGGAACAAGCCGAATAA